In Pseudovibrio brasiliensis, the following are encoded in one genomic region:
- a CDS encoding type VI secretion system-associated protein TagO produces the protein MKTNRFYRFLASAALVGLLATTHPLSAETIQIDQQALEQCTMTLGRVDRLSCFDQLLGTPLEVLSAAEPQAEFIEKANAPAGPLEQQAKAMERMRRAGNSNWMFRFGKIGYPAVFEWEDIQEAKQPEKTLKSRDGVVPEKTQALSTQEGQQPVIEPGATNVYLSMKALKSVDERQGQPSAILLLSCVEDITTVALVLDEPHAKRRVPIRVLLREQRIDNDVWQSAESKRVLISPRGLTSIAHINRWAQVDRVQFDVLSDEGSRAYLFDLANLREMLPPLRQACHW, from the coding sequence ATGAAGACGAATAGATTTTATCGTTTCTTGGCGAGTGCTGCTCTCGTTGGATTGCTGGCTACAACGCATCCTCTTTCAGCTGAAACCATTCAGATTGACCAGCAGGCGCTTGAGCAATGTACGATGACACTGGGGCGCGTTGACCGTTTATCGTGCTTTGATCAGTTGCTTGGTACGCCTTTGGAAGTGCTTTCTGCAGCTGAGCCACAAGCAGAGTTTATCGAAAAAGCAAATGCACCTGCTGGTCCTTTAGAGCAGCAAGCAAAAGCAATGGAAAGAATGCGCCGGGCTGGTAACTCCAACTGGATGTTCCGCTTCGGGAAAATTGGTTACCCGGCCGTCTTTGAGTGGGAGGATATTCAGGAAGCAAAGCAACCTGAAAAGACACTCAAATCTCGTGATGGCGTCGTGCCAGAAAAAACACAGGCACTCAGCACGCAGGAGGGGCAGCAACCGGTGATCGAGCCCGGGGCAACCAACGTCTATCTCAGTATGAAAGCACTGAAGTCAGTTGATGAAAGACAGGGCCAGCCCTCTGCAATCCTTCTGCTGTCTTGCGTTGAAGACATCACAACGGTCGCCTTGGTGCTGGATGAACCGCACGCCAAACGACGGGTTCCGATCCGTGTGTTGTTGCGGGAGCAACGCATTGACAATGATGTGTGGCAGAGTGCGGAAAGCAAGCGCGTTTTGATCAGTCCCCGCGGCTTAACCAGTATCGCGCATATCAACCGATGGGCTCAGGTGGACCGGGTGCAGTTTGATGTCCTGTCGGATGAAGGGTCTCGCGCCTACCTCTTTGACCTGGCAAACCTTCGCGAAATGCTGCCGCCACTGCGCCAGGCATGTCATTGGTAA
- a CDS encoding pentapeptide repeat-containing protein produces the protein MKYSFRIAVTLVTLGFLTIPAYLICDYLNLVPDEYSMVRNLVVLAGGKIEMFRGELPVPKGVPYTPIEQTSVFYNVAAGLSALFTVFVAIPAFLLLAYIASSAFAAVKATRRNYVLGQFTKAAELLESGNGALREAGIVILSEIAKSNPKEHHQDVLQLLAAHIRSASSSQRANLMAGKEHARARGELIASVQKVSELKKLLKKKDRSIQLDLSGAYFRGMKNSGPLAGKLAANGPDLSYCLLADSVFDDADLTNANFSDANVSRARVEEKWKTLFSVEQWASVQVINEKGKVIRPPIS, from the coding sequence ATGAAGTATAGTTTCCGTATTGCCGTAACGCTGGTCACCCTCGGTTTTCTAACGATCCCGGCCTACCTGATTTGCGACTACCTCAATCTTGTTCCCGATGAATACTCTATGGTTCGAAACCTCGTGGTGCTGGCGGGGGGCAAGATTGAGATGTTCCGCGGTGAGTTACCGGTGCCGAAAGGGGTGCCATACACTCCGATTGAGCAGACATCGGTATTCTATAACGTTGCTGCGGGTTTAAGTGCGTTATTTACCGTTTTTGTCGCGATTCCTGCGTTCTTATTGCTCGCTTACATCGCCAGCTCCGCTTTTGCCGCTGTCAAAGCAACTCGGCGAAATTACGTTCTGGGGCAGTTCACCAAAGCGGCTGAGCTTCTCGAATCCGGCAATGGCGCACTGCGTGAAGCGGGTATTGTGATCCTCTCCGAGATCGCTAAATCCAACCCCAAAGAACATCATCAGGATGTCCTTCAGCTTCTGGCCGCGCATATTCGCAGCGCTAGTTCATCGCAACGAGCAAACCTGATGGCTGGCAAAGAACACGCCCGAGCACGTGGAGAGTTGATTGCTTCTGTTCAAAAGGTTTCCGAGCTAAAGAAACTGCTCAAGAAGAAAGACCGGAGCATCCAGCTGGATCTAAGCGGTGCCTACTTCCGCGGCATGAAAAACAGCGGTCCTCTGGCTGGTAAGCTTGCTGCCAACGGTCCTGACCTGAGCTACTGCTTGCTAGCCGACAGTGTCTTCGACGACGCCGACCTCACCAACGCCAACTTCTCAGATGCAAACGTAAGCCGCGCTCGTGTCGAAGAAAAATGGAAAACCCTGTTCTCAGTCGAACAATGGGCAAGCGTCCAGGTCATCAACGAAAAAGGCAAAGTCATCCGCCCCCCGATTAGTTGA
- a CDS encoding PAAR domain-containing protein, whose product MPAAYRKGDIASGHGCFPPTPSSAGSPDVFVNSIAVVRVGDGVIPHGCGNCPPHPRSMSAGSGTVFVNGKAVCRVGDAVGCGGSASAGSGDVEIGG is encoded by the coding sequence ATGCCAGCTGCTTATAGAAAAGGTGATATTGCGTCGGGGCATGGGTGTTTTCCGCCTACGCCGTCATCTGCCGGAAGTCCTGATGTTTTTGTGAACTCTATTGCCGTTGTTCGTGTCGGAGATGGGGTCATCCCACATGGCTGCGGGAACTGTCCGCCGCATCCACGCTCCATGAGTGCAGGCTCTGGAACTGTCTTTGTAAATGGCAAGGCAGTGTGCCGGGTTGGGGATGCTGTTGGGTGCGGAGGCTCGGCCTCGGCGGGATCCGGAGATGTTGAAATTGGCGGCTAA
- a CDS encoding PoNe immunity protein domain-containing protein gives MRNIYKTEEYFEHQIDEVQGSYDRSIVKLANPDITEQAKQNRLSILAEVDLDRSLILYNIGKPLDHVIEHMRSGLHKMMDMFDYASTTDLPFHQKRILTNTRRFNLFPLLVLCDARKELCHRYIEMSLRKDMSVEYDHETDEADYAPEPIRISPLINEFAKYFGYDVPPENVAPRCYLESFEAPIYECFTCHEGRHQEILTNYVTNWAKTGQKDEKFYIKSEHENPKNKYFTGYWCFMGAAVAKVLNIDDSPLRDHPDYPYELVHYKEYC, from the coding sequence ATGAGAAATATTTATAAAACTGAAGAGTATTTCGAACATCAGATTGATGAGGTACAAGGTAGTTATGATCGCTCCATCGTAAAGCTGGCTAATCCTGATATCACAGAACAAGCGAAGCAAAATAGACTGAGTATTTTAGCTGAAGTGGATCTGGATCGGTCACTTATTCTCTACAATATAGGAAAGCCGTTAGATCACGTCATTGAGCATATGCGCTCAGGTCTTCACAAGATGATGGACATGTTTGACTATGCTTCAACAACAGATCTTCCCTTCCATCAAAAGCGTATTTTGACAAATACGAGACGTTTCAACCTTTTTCCACTCTTAGTCCTGTGTGATGCACGCAAAGAGCTTTGCCATCGCTACATTGAAATGTCGCTACGCAAGGATATGTCTGTTGAATATGATCATGAAACTGACGAAGCAGATTATGCGCCTGAGCCTATTCGTATCTCTCCTTTGATTAATGAGTTTGCCAAATATTTTGGCTACGACGTTCCGCCCGAAAATGTTGCTCCACGTTGCTATCTGGAGTCATTTGAAGCACCGATCTACGAATGTTTTACCTGTCATGAAGGCCGTCATCAGGAAATCTTGACGAACTACGTAACCAACTGGGCGAAAACAGGCCAGAAGGATGAGAAGTTTTACATCAAAAGCGAACACGAAAATCCGAAAAACAAGTACTTTACAGGCTATTGGTGTTTCATGGGTGCTGCGGTTGCAAAGGTGCTGAATATTGACGATAGCCCGCTCCGAGATCATCCTGATTATCCGTACGAACTGGTGCACTACAAAGAGTACTGTTGA
- a CDS encoding type VI secretion system Vgr family protein yields the protein MNAIVQIPQLYQDQDLAFTFSAPADPDAELLVTGFSASERLNGLTQIHIELASPNNALDLHALLDTPATLTIHHKYEGLRHLSGVVSEIARGNEGHHRTSYSLTLLPSLHRMAHGSDCRIFQKKSIPEIAKILLKEHGVEDVKWNLTEPHEAREYCVQYRESHLGFLDRITAEEGIWYFFTYGVNGQHTLHFIDNPQIVSELPDQPQLEYNSTVGGAVKGVYCNSFVLREQLRATSFMQRDYTFKNPPYNQQHAHQRGEDNGSAGDYALYEYPGRYKADGVGKPFTKHRLEAARVEATTGQGATNAIHLMAGHQFALTDHPNGQYNIKYHLLAVSHQGSQPQAVGEEAGAGATTYSAGFEVMPARLPYRPKLSAKPLVDGPQIAHVTGPEGEEIYCDEHGRVKVWFPWDRHGKKNDTSSCWIRVASNWAGTSWGHIAIPRIGHEVIVDFLEGDPDQPIITGRTYHANNKSPYQLPDHKTKMVIRSDSHKGDGFNEISFEDQSGEEQIYIHAQKDQDIHVENNRAKRIDVNQSESVGHNKSIEVGNNHHEVIGGNMTLMVGPNKLQKFVTEKFQAVEKALGKKIGGIAGALGKFGLNMGEGNLLISVGKNKSETVMVSSSEVVGGAKTIAVGGGYQLAVGGIENKSVLMGAYEEVGQNKTIVVGKTFEIVCGKSKIVMEEAGNIKLEGVNISINGSSQIVQKGGKIKLN from the coding sequence ATGAATGCGATTGTTCAAATTCCCCAGCTCTATCAGGATCAAGATCTGGCTTTTACGTTTTCAGCCCCTGCTGACCCAGATGCTGAACTGCTGGTTACAGGCTTCTCAGCCTCTGAGCGCCTGAATGGTCTTACGCAGATCCATATCGAGCTTGCCAGCCCCAACAATGCTTTGGATTTGCATGCACTGCTGGACACCCCAGCTACGCTGACGATCCACCATAAATACGAGGGCCTGCGACACCTGTCCGGCGTAGTTTCTGAGATTGCCCGCGGCAATGAAGGTCATCATCGCACCAGTTACTCGCTCACTCTGCTTCCCAGCCTGCATCGTATGGCACATGGTTCCGATTGCCGGATTTTTCAGAAGAAGAGCATCCCAGAAATCGCTAAGATTTTGCTGAAAGAGCATGGGGTCGAGGATGTAAAATGGAATCTGACTGAACCGCACGAAGCCCGGGAATATTGCGTTCAGTATCGTGAAAGTCATCTAGGCTTTCTGGATCGCATTACTGCTGAAGAAGGTATCTGGTACTTCTTTACCTATGGCGTCAACGGCCAGCACACGCTGCACTTCATAGATAATCCGCAGATCGTCTCCGAGTTGCCGGATCAACCTCAGCTGGAGTACAACAGCACTGTTGGAGGGGCGGTCAAAGGTGTCTATTGCAACAGCTTTGTCCTGCGAGAGCAGCTCAGAGCCACCAGCTTCATGCAGCGAGATTATACCTTCAAAAACCCGCCTTATAATCAGCAGCATGCTCATCAGCGTGGGGAAGATAACGGCTCGGCAGGTGATTACGCACTCTATGAGTATCCTGGTCGCTACAAAGCTGATGGAGTGGGCAAGCCGTTTACAAAACACCGGTTGGAAGCTGCCCGTGTAGAGGCGACAACCGGACAAGGTGCAACCAATGCCATTCATCTGATGGCTGGCCACCAGTTCGCTCTCACAGACCATCCAAACGGCCAGTACAACATCAAGTATCATCTGCTTGCAGTCTCCCATCAAGGCAGCCAACCACAAGCTGTGGGAGAAGAAGCAGGCGCGGGCGCGACAACTTACAGCGCCGGGTTTGAAGTGATGCCAGCTCGTCTGCCATACCGACCCAAGCTAAGCGCAAAACCACTCGTCGACGGGCCGCAAATTGCGCATGTAACGGGTCCTGAAGGTGAAGAGATTTACTGCGATGAACATGGCCGCGTGAAGGTCTGGTTCCCGTGGGATCGGCACGGCAAGAAGAACGACACCTCCTCCTGCTGGATCCGCGTCGCCTCCAACTGGGCCGGCACCAGCTGGGGCCACATCGCCATCCCCCGCATCGGCCACGAAGTCATCGTCGATTTTCTGGAGGGAGATCCAGACCAGCCGATCATTACGGGTAGGACATACCACGCCAACAACAAGTCCCCTTATCAACTGCCGGATCACAAAACCAAAATGGTGATCAGGTCGGACAGTCATAAAGGCGACGGGTTCAACGAGATCAGTTTTGAAGATCAGTCAGGCGAAGAGCAGATCTACATCCACGCTCAAAAAGATCAGGATATTCACGTCGAGAACAACCGCGCAAAGCGCATTGATGTGAACCAATCAGAGAGCGTGGGGCACAACAAGTCAATCGAGGTGGGCAACAACCACCATGAAGTGATTGGCGGCAACATGACCCTCATGGTTGGCCCTAACAAACTTCAGAAGTTCGTTACTGAGAAGTTCCAGGCCGTTGAAAAAGCTCTCGGCAAAAAAATCGGCGGCATCGCGGGAGCCCTCGGCAAGTTTGGCCTCAACATGGGCGAAGGCAATCTTCTTATCAGTGTTGGCAAGAATAAGTCTGAGACGGTGATGGTGTCTTCTTCCGAAGTGGTGGGCGGAGCCAAAACCATTGCAGTTGGTGGTGGCTATCAGCTGGCTGTTGGCGGAATTGAAAACAAATCCGTACTCATGGGAGCCTATGAAGAAGTCGGCCAGAACAAGACAATTGTTGTTGGCAAGACCTTTGAGATTGTCTGTGGCAAGTCCAAAATCGTCATGGAGGAAGCGGGGAACATAAAACTCGAAGGCGTCAATATCAGCATCAACGGCTCCTCCCAGATCGTCCAGAAGGGCGGCAAAATCAAGCTGAACTAG
- a CDS encoding Hcp family type VI secretion system effector — protein sequence MPTPAYISIEGSTQGPITQGAFTEDSVGNVWQEGHEDEIMVQQIDHTVIIPRDPQSGQPAGQRVHTPFKFTCSMNKSIPLLYNALCTGEMLPKCEVKWYRTNSSGKQEHFFTTTLEDALVTNIECDLPHCQDPKNADFTQLLTIELSYRKIMWEHTVSGTSGADDWRAPAA from the coding sequence ATGCCAACTCCCGCTTATATCAGCATTGAAGGGTCAACCCAGGGTCCAATTACTCAAGGTGCATTCACCGAGGATTCTGTCGGTAACGTATGGCAGGAAGGCCATGAAGATGAAATCATGGTGCAGCAGATTGATCATACAGTGATCATTCCGCGTGACCCACAGTCCGGTCAGCCTGCAGGTCAGCGTGTGCATACACCGTTCAAATTCACTTGCTCCATGAACAAGTCCATCCCTCTGCTGTACAACGCCCTGTGCACTGGTGAGATGCTGCCAAAGTGTGAAGTGAAATGGTATCGCACTAACTCTTCCGGCAAGCAGGAACACTTCTTCACCACCACTTTGGAAGATGCACTGGTCACCAACATCGAGTGTGATCTGCCGCATTGTCAGGATCCCAAAAACGCTGACTTCACTCAGCTTCTGACCATTGAGCTTTCCTACCGCAAGATCATGTGGGAACACACCGTCTCAGGCACTTCCGGTGCTGACGACTGGCGTGCACCAGCGGCTTAA